From Candidatus Dadabacteria bacterium, the proteins below share one genomic window:
- a CDS encoding outer membrane beta-barrel protein, which yields MRSIVSKLSLMMIAAALLLGTQFGASRANALDLGNLESIGLGFSLDTTYQYVSNGEVGEGIAERGLYPEHNDFSIDAFTLSLEKVPTAGDGAMDLVGFRADVLFGEQAERLGFGFNTDGDGAVSPYQAYINVLVPSGAGGLNIYAGQFTTLAGWELIEAKDNTNITRSLLFYRIPFAHSGVRATFSAGSLDFALGLSNDWDAVDDVDDGKTFESQIALNFANDGWLGVTGYFGDTDGDTRTLVTVVGTVTLMEKITLIADFEYTSHDAGGDRWGFAGYAIVSLADSMSLALRGEYVDESERVDTPDLELSEFTSTLILTPFESVGNFETRLEYRYDMADGDDAYFAGEDNQHGFAVQLLYWLDV from the coding sequence ATGAGAAGTATAGTTTCTAAACTTTCATTGATGATGATTGCGGCGGCTTTGCTGCTCGGGACCCAGTTCGGGGCCTCGAGGGCAAACGCTCTCGATCTCGGAAATCTTGAGTCGATTGGACTCGGCTTTTCGCTTGATACGACTTACCAGTATGTTTCGAACGGGGAAGTCGGGGAGGGTATCGCTGAGAGGGGTCTTTATCCCGAACACAACGATTTTTCGATAGACGCCTTCACTCTTTCGCTTGAAAAGGTTCCAACTGCCGGCGATGGAGCAATGGACTTGGTGGGTTTCAGGGCAGATGTTCTTTTCGGCGAACAGGCTGAACGTCTCGGCTTCGGTTTTAACACCGACGGTGACGGCGCGGTAAGTCCCTATCAGGCTTACATAAACGTACTTGTTCCATCGGGTGCCGGTGGTCTTAACATCTACGCCGGTCAGTTCACCACGCTTGCGGGCTGGGAACTTATAGAGGCCAAGGACAACACCAACATAACGAGATCCCTGCTTTTTTACAGGATTCCGTTTGCGCACAGCGGTGTTCGGGCCACCTTCAGTGCCGGATCACTTGATTTCGCTCTCGGCTTAAGCAACGACTGGGACGCGGTTGATGATGTGGATGACGGCAAGACATTTGAATCGCAGATTGCGCTTAATTTCGCGAACGACGGCTGGCTTGGTGTTACCGGGTACTTCGGCGATACTGATGGCGATACCAGAACCCTTGTCACGGTTGTTGGGACCGTGACCCTCATGGAGAAGATCACCTTGATAGCCGATTTCGAGTACACGTCGCATGATGCGGGGGGAGACCGTTGGGGTTTTGCAGGTTATGCGATAGTAAGCCTTGCGGACTCCATGTCACTTGCTCTCAGGGGTGAGTACGTTGATGAGTCGGAAAGAGTCGATACTCCGGATCTTGAGCTTTCCGAGTTCACCTCGACTCTCATATTGACTCCTTTCGAGTCCGTGGGAAATTTCGAGACGAGGCTTGAGTACAGGTATGACATGGCGGACGGCGACGACGCTTATTTTGCCGGCGAAGATAATCAGCACGGATTTGCCGTACAGCTTCTTTACTGGCTTGACGTATAG